One Phaseolus vulgaris cultivar G19833 chromosome 2, P. vulgaris v2.0, whole genome shotgun sequence DNA window includes the following coding sequences:
- the LOC137812493 gene encoding protein trichome birefringence-like 14 produces the protein MKGGHIYSFKGRLIFLALVTLVLFTTLMWTWERNPIIAMTLRSAQEWYHLPSADAPIESVGTPTLEKSITPSLENRTKIQLDTEVVAAVDSIPAESPKTQYNQNFAPPSRSIGTPTLGKGGKKSITPTTENGTKLQLDSEGVAAIDSILAESPKTQYNQNVTASSRSQVCNYAKGKWIADRRRPLYSGFNCKQWLSSMWSCRMTQRPDFSFEGYRWQPENCEMQEFDRSTFLRKMQDKTIAFIGDSLGRQQFQSLMCMATGGEESPEVQNVGWEYGLVKARGAIRPDGWAYRFPKTNTTILYYWSASLSDLQPLNISDKLSNVAMHLDRPPAFMSRFLHRFDVLVLNTGHHWNWGKLTANRWIMHVNGKPNEDKQIEVIANAKNLTIYSIARWLDLQLVSHPRLKAFFRTISPRHFFNGDWNTGGSCDNTIPLINGSEVMQEGSTDTTIEGALKGTKIKILDITALSQLRDEAHMSRYTTRGTLNSSDCLHWCLPGIPDTWNELLVAQI, from the exons ATGAAAGGAGGACATATTTATAGCTTTAAAGGGAGGTTGATTTTCCTGGCTCTGGTTACCCTTGTTCTCTTTACCACGTTAATGTGGACATGGGAGAGAAATCCAATAATAGCTATGACTTTAAGATCAGCTCAAGAATGGTACCACTTACCTTCAG CTGATGCCCCTATTGAATCTGTGGGAACTCCAACACTTGAAAAATCCATTACACCCAGCTTagaaaatagaacaaaaattcaACTTGATACTGAGGTTGTAGCAGCTGTAGATTCTATACCTGCAGAATCTCCAAAAACTCAATACAATCAAAATTTCGCACCTCCTTCCAGAAGTATAGGAACTCCAACACTGGGAAAGGGTGGGAAAAAATCCATAACCCCAACCACAGAAAATGGAACAAAACTTCAACTTGATTCTGAGGGTGTGGCAGCTATAGATTCTATTCTTGCAGAATCTCCAAAAACTCAATACAATCAAAATGTCACAGCTTCTTCCAGAAGTCAAG TTTGTAATTATGCCAAGGGTAAGTGGATTGCCGACCGCAGGAGACCGCTGTATTCTGGGTTCAACTGTAAGCAATGGTTATCCTCAATGTGGTCATGTAGAATGACACAACGACCAGATTTCTCATTTGAGGGATATCGCTGGCAGCCAGAAAATTGTGAAATGCAAGAGTTTGACCGGTCTACATTCTTGAGAAA GATGCAGGACAAAACAATTGCTTTCATAGGAGATTCGTTGGGCCGGCAACAATTTCAATCTCTAATGTGTATGGCCACTGGTGGGGAAGAGAGCCCAGAGGTTCAAAATGTGGGATGGGAATATGGTTTAGTAAAAGCACGTGGAGCTATTCGTCCAGATGGTTGGGCTTACAGATTTCCCAAGACTAATACCACCATCTTATATTATTGGTCAGCTAGCTTAAGTGATCTGCAGCCCCTTAATATCTCAGACAAACTGTCAAACGTTGCCATGCATTTAGACCGTCCCCCAGCTTTCATGAGTCGGTTCCTCCATCGCTTTGATGTTTTGGTTCTTAATACAGGACACCACTGGAACTGGGGGAAGCTTACTGCGAACAGGTGGATAATGCATGTTAATGGAAAGCCAAATGAAGACAAGCAGATTGAAGTAATTGCAAATGCCAAAAACTTAACAATCTACAGTATAGCCAGATGGCTTGATTTGCAACTTGTGTCGCATCCTCGGCTCAAAGCTTTTTTCAGGACTATATCTCCTAGGCATTTCTTCAATGGAGATTGGAACACTGGTGGAAGCTGTGATAACACTATCCCATTAATCAATGGAAGTGAGGTCATGCAAGAAGGATCTACTGATACAACTATTGAAGGTGCTCTAAAGGGTACAAAGATTAAGATACTGGACATAACTGCTCTTTCTCAATTGAGAGATGAGGCTCACATGTCACGCTACACTACTAGAGGAACTCTTAATTCTAGTGACTGTTTGCATTGGTGCCTACCTGGTATTCCAGATACGTGGAACGAACTCCTTGTTGCTCAGATATAG